The Silene latifolia isolate original U9 population chromosome Y, ASM4854445v1, whole genome shotgun sequence sequence attAGTGGTACAAGGGTTTAATCAACAAGAGGGGATTGactacgatgaaacctttgcaccagtagctaggcttgaagccattaGAATGCTCATAGCTTTTGTATCTCATATTggcataaaactttttcaaatggatgttaaaaccgctttcttaaatggctatcttgaagaagaactttttgtcgaacaacctccgggctttataaacaatgagttccctaatcacgtatttaaacttaacaaagcactttatggtttaaaacaggcttcCCGAGCTTGGTATGATAGACTTTCAAAATTCCTGTTAGAAAATGGTTTTCTACGTGGTTCGGTCGATAAaacattgtttatcaagtcacagtcAGAGGAATTGTTGCTTgcgcaagtatatgtcgatgacattatttttggtgcaactaacaacactctttataagtacttttcagatcttatgacttctgagtttgaaatgagcatgatgggagaacttggattcttccTTGGTCTCCAAATTAAGCAAGATGAAAAAGGAATCATGATCCACCAATAAAAGTACTTAAAGGAAAtgataagtaagtttgggttaactagctcgaatcctatgcctacacctatGATTGCCAAGCTTAATCTTGACAAAGACcaaaatggtaagagtgttagtgaaaaggtgtatcgaggtatgatcggttcattgctttatttaaccgctagtcgacccgacatacaatttagtgtgtgtgtgtatgcgctcgtttccaatcaaatactaaggaatcacatttcaaagccgttaaacggatttttaggtatttgattggaacgcaaggtttatacctttggtacccaactcattatgacattgatcttgtaggattttcggatgcggattatgccggGAGCTCGTTGGATAGAAAAAGCACCTCGGGTATTCCGACCTTCTTAGGACCGTGCCTCATCTCATGGGCATCCAAGAAATAAAATACCGTTGCTCTATCCTCGATcgaaagtgagtatgtaagtgccgctctttgtgtgctcaaattctttgggtacgacaACAATTGCGTGATTACGGTCTTATTTTCGAAACTACTCCCATATTTTGCGATAATACAAGTGCCATTAACATCTCGAAAAATCCAATACAACATTCTAGGACGAAACACATTGATATAAGGTATCATTTTTTACGAGATCAAGTCGAAAAAGGAAATATATGTCTAACCTTTTGTAGAACgaaaaatcaaattgcggacatttttacaaaaccgttaaaaagggaacaattcgtaaaatttcggttggaaattggtttgttaggCGACATGTAACACGAGTTAAAATTATCTTTCTCACATGATTGACTAGAGATAAAAGATGTATACATGTTTTCAAGTTTAAAAATGTCAAATTTATCATATGTCAAGTGTGTCGAAAAAATTACATTGTAACTCCACACTTTGCACTAGAATTATTACATTGAGCCTTACAATCACTTTATGTCATATCAAGCTAATCCTACTCTAGCCGCCCCCTATGCCATCATTTCTCACATTTAAACTCCTCCTCACCTATTAACCACTCCCTTTTTAAATCCAACCGTCCCTCAATAAATCTTCCATGTAATAACCCCACTTTTCCATTTACCCACAAactttccttcaaatttcaaaataattcaGCCTCTTTCATCTCCCTAAACCGTCAAGCCCATCACCCTCAAAATGGCTCCCAAAAAATCAATCAgtagaaaaattcaaaatcttAGAAACTCCttcaacccaaaatacattgccCAACAAAAAATGGTCACCAAATCCGCTGCAAACATTCAAAAATCCGACAAACCCACCCCGTCTCCTACCAAGCCTCCAACAGTTAAGCCCAGTGTTGTACGAAAGAAATCCATGGCTACAAAAGGAAGAGGCCGTGGTAGAGGAGGCCGTGGTGGATTAAAACGAAGTCCTCCAATCTCCTTGATGTTGGACTCAAATGTTGATGTTGATTCCGAAAAAGATGAGCCCACAATCAAACAAATGGCAAGCAAAATCAACAAAGACAAAGTGATTGATGATGATGTGATTGTTGATGATGTTGTTGAAGAGGAAAACGAAAATGAGGTTGAAGATGAGGTTGTTGTGAATGAAAAAGAATCAGAAAAAGAAAGTGAGAAGGATGTTGAGGAAAATGAAATTGAAAAGAATGAGGAAGAAAAAATGAgtgaaaaagatgaggaaaaagaaaaagaaagtgaaCTAGAAAATGAAAAGGGAACCGTGAGTGAGAAAGATGCTGCAAAAATTGATTCTCAAAATCAAAATTCAGAACAATAAGTCATTCATGAAGAAGAGGTCATTCCCAACATTGAAAACTCCAATGAACCCAACAATGACGACAAGGTTGCCGATGAATTTGACCCTCTCTCCACCGAAaaccccaaaacaaaatcccaaaTCAAAATCACCAAATTgtttgttgatgatgatgatgatattatcATTGAAACTCCCACCAAACCAAAAGCAAAATCTAAGGCCGATATCAAAAGAAAGAGGGAATCCAAGCCAAAGGCGGCTAAAAAGCCGAGGTACCCATAGAAGAAGGAGGTGGTCTTTCCAACGGAAGATGATGATGTTATTGAGGATAAAATCTCTCTCAATACTTGCATGGAGTTGATGGTCACCACTCATGATGAGGCATTCAAAAATGATGTTCTTGCTCATCTCAACTCTCTCGACCTTCCGGATGACACCCTCAAGCTATGTCAAGGCATGCTTGCATGTTGCTTCCACAGTGGGAGACGATACAAGAAAATATGGTATGATTCTTCCCCGGCTTTTGCATTCTTCAAAGCTGCTGTTTTTGGTCAGGGTTGGTTTAGTCTCCTCGACAAATACTCTCCTTATTACATGTCGGAGTTAATCCAGTTTTATGCAACAGTCAAGGTTGACGTTGCATCAGGAACTCTCTCGGCATTTATAAACCAAAAACCCTTTGTCTTGACCATTGACCAACTTGCCTCTTACCTTGAGGTTGAAGCCGTGGGTCTTACCACCTTTCCTAAGACTACTTGGGGTGATGTTGATAAAAATATGGCTAGTGAGGTTGTGAGAACCCTTCGACCCGACAATGAAAATGGACCCACCAACATATATTCCCATGAACTTCAAGGCCCCCACCGTTTCACCTTTAACCTTGTTCACCGAGCCATTTTACCAAGTAATAACAGTAGGGGACGATGCTCTCTCCTTGATATGCTTCTTGTTCACCACATTATCAAACGTCGTCCCATCAACCTTCCCCAACTCATCTTTCACCGTATCCATGAGATTGCCCCCGACCTTCAAAAGGGGAAATTTGACAAGAAAATGGTGATTCCATATGGTATGTGGTTGTCCATTATCTTCATGAAAAGGAAGATAGTTATGAAAGGTAGCCCCGGTATTGAAAAACTCAGTGATGACATGACCATGGGTTTGCTTTCTCAAATGACTTTGGCTATTAGCAATGGGAAATTGAATCGCAAGTACTCGGGTAGAGCTAAAACTGGTGCAACAGTTGGCTCAACTGTTGAAATGGGTGCTGTACTTGCTAAGTTGGACAAGCTTATGAACATGGTGTCCAAATTGGTTGTGACAATGAGACTCTTAAGGAAGAAGTTGCTGAGCTCAAAACCATAAATGAAGATCTCATTGAGCGTGTGCAAGCTCTTGGTGGTAATGCGTCCGATGATGAATAAGGCATCCGTACCTACCCTTGTCCCCCTAACCTTTTGGCTCTTTGTTTTTAACTCTTATGCAAATTATGGGCTGTTTTTTTCTCTTGTTTTGAACATTTGTTTTTGGTTTAATTATGTACTGCTTGAACATGTTTATGTCCttctcttgatgatgtcaagagggggaagtagttaaattatgtgtttatgtgttAAGTAACAAATCTTCGGCTAACGTTCACCGTGAaattgtcttagctatgatgattagAAGTTCTACTTAGGCCAAACATGTTGACCCCCActcaccttgatcatgtttatttgATGCTCTTATTATTTGGTTCAAAGACCGACTCACCATGGGCTTAGGGGGAACTtcacacatatttaaaacttgccatcatcaaagggggaatttgttagaacacacttgattgatgatgccaagtttcattgtaATTTAATTGTTTGTCTCTTAGTTAAAtgtttagcaaattgaagcatccaatgatagatcaaagaagttcaaagatgatcaagatgaaagacaagtcaagcatgcccatTGTCTAGAAagaatgttgtaaacgaggtagttaaaCATATCCTCTTTAAGTATAAGTGATTGCAAAACCGTGCAACAGTTCCTGTGACTGTTGCACCAaggtttctggtactaacgtatggagaattttcggaaaaattcacaagtgtttgaaattctttaaaaagcttttctatgttcaagaggaacattatttcagaactgaagaacaaaaagaatatgCTTGCAAATTAATTTAAAGATGTCAATCCTATTAATGCAAGTTGTTTTCCATGCTAAAAATGGGTCTTATGTTTTTTccatttgtggcaaaattgtgagttcccataaaTTTTATGGAAAACACTCCTTTGCTTCTGAAAAATGCAGCCACCTTGAGCCTCACAAATTTGATTGttgttttataattttaaatgaaaatgcatactaCAAACCTATGGATTTTAGATTAAAGAAGTGTTAAGACCCTTCTCTTACACACttcctttctctataaatagccacttcatttaTCATTTACTGCAAGACTTTGAAAagcattcattgtaaacactttgcaaatcttttcagcatttaaagctttgttcttcaatcatttgcaaaaccgttttctgtttttcaaaagtcttcaattgtttttcaaagtcAAAATCTCCAAGTATCGTTATTTTCATTGCataaagaatatgttcaatgattctcgtgtttaggtcttaattgtaatccccatgttcttaagtgaaccactaagattctgactctgtaaaccgttgagatagaaccttaagtcttgaagcgagTAGCTTTGACCAAGAGAAAGTCTTGAAGTGGAGTAACTTTAAGCAATTGCAACTGGAGTAGGTtgacgagttattttcattgtaatggtttagttaagtttgagtaaatttctaaataagcaataaaataacggttggacgtaggctccggagtaggagctgaaccaatttttaaacatcgtcttgtttgtttatttactttcacaTTTTCTTATCATTTTACTTCTATACGTTAATCTCGCTTCCAGTGCTGTGTAACAAactctcatattgttgcatggacctgctgtaccgtttgtgaacttacaatccattaagtttctcaaacccgtacttaatagatcttacttgtgttagtcattaaccaagtaaacgagaaattttttaaaaggtacacctaattcaccccctccccctcttaggtgtttatcgttcttaactcttcaagtTCTAATCGGCATCTGACGTGGGTTAATTGGCTGAAACTGCGCGCTTATTATACGCATTTAATCTTGAAACATGATTGTATAATAATAAGGTGAATATGATAGATTGATGGGTGATACTTGAAATTTCAGGTATAATATTAAGTGGTGGGAAACCAGATCACATAAACCCACACCTACTAAGTGGGGTAAAAGGCGTGTATGAGCACAAGATCGTACCTACCAAAGATGGAGAGCACCTAATTTACATACGGGTGGACGTTCCAGACGTCAGTAAGAAAGTGACCGTCATCATGGAGAATTTCGATGGTGGGATTGCATTTGGAGGAATGACGTTCAAGGAAGGTTATAACTTAAGCCGCTTTGATGAGGGACCTCGCGAGTACCTTGGTGCCCTGCAAACAAGGTGCTTTTGTTGCAGGTACAAAATAGTCAGGCACGACACCACAGACGGTGTTCTGAGGTTTCTAGTTCGTAAGGGTGACAACCTGGACCGAAACCCTGTGTGCCACGTCACATTTCCTCCTGCAACACCTGGTGGAGATCTACAACCTCGGACACTCAACGTCGAACACTTGGTTCAAGAGAGTTCCTTTGATTAGTAATTTCTTGGTACAACATTACTCAAACTTGGCTGCAGTTTATCATTTTGTTTCACCATGCAATAGCTTGTTAGATTCTAGGACTATTATCTAGAAGAAACTTGAATTAATTGACACGCCGTTGTTTATTGCTGCGTACACTTTTGGTTATGTACTATGACTCGTGTGAGACGGTCTTTCAATTTGCCTTTGATAACATAAAAGCTCAGCCATGGACAAATTCATAATTGTAATATACCTAACGGGCTAAAGGTaattatttatagaaaaaaacaAATTGAAACTAATAATTTTATTTATATTCCAAATATAATGGAGTCTTGTCTATTACAGAGATaataatcatataaaataatataACGATATTAGAAAAGGTATTCCTTTGTTAATAGTATTTGTCTATTACTGGAATTAGGAAATTAGATAGGGTATTTGTTAATAATATGGTTTCCCTCCTAATTTAGGTTTGTAGTTGTTCATTCATGTACGGGCCACCGCCAAAAACACCAAGAGGAAGAAGAATCCCATTAACAAGAATGGCGCGATTACCATACTACGCAGTAGCAGGAGCATCAGAATACTTAGCCATAACACGATGGAATATCCACGACATTACGCTTGCCAAAAAGGCATTAATCTTCCCCGGCCAAACCTACGTACGCATCGTCATCTCCCCCGTAGACTACACAGTTCAAGTGCAAGCGATGAGCGCGGATAAACAATCTATACTCCTCCCCGCAGTCTTCACTATCGGACCAAAAGTCGATGATGAGGCGTCACTTGTGTTGTACACTATACTCATGTCTGCTCACGACATGAACTCGAAACAGGTAAATGACCTCGTACAGGGGATCATTGAGGAAGAAATCCGTGTACTCGCGGCTTCCATGACGATGGAGGAGATATTTAAGGATTATAAAAACAAGGTTTCTGAAAAGGTGCAGTTAGAGTTGGACCAGTTTGGTTTGATTATTTATTATGCTAATGTCAAGCAGCTTGTTTATGTTAAAGGTCATGAATATTTCTCTTATTTGAGTCAAAAGACTCG is a genomic window containing:
- the LOC141627976 gene encoding flotillin-like protein 3; amino-acid sequence: MARLPYYAVAGASEYLAITRWNIHDITLAKKALIFPGQTYVRIVISPVDYTVQVQAMSADKQSILLPAVFTIGPKVDDEASLVLYTILMSAHDMNSKQVNDLVQGIIEEEIRVLAASMTMEEIFKDYKNKVSEKVQLELDQFGLIIYYANVKQLVYVKGHEYFSYLSQKTRREPAKGANQAKIDVSEAGMKAEIEAKLKEGQTTLNAANIDAETKIMSVVSKPMQKSMLRRRMRRESLLDYY